DNA sequence from the Leptolyngbya sp. SIO1E4 genome:
CGAGGGCTTCGTTTGCCTGCCCTAGGGGAAAGGGCGTCACTTCAGTGTGAATCGGTACCTGAGGGGCCAGTTCCAAAAAGGCTTCCCCGTCTTGGCGAGTCAGGTTAGCCACCGAGCAAATGCTGCGTTCGTGCCACAAAATGTCATAGGAAAATGCCGGAATCTGGCTCATGTGAATGCCAGCGCACACGACCTTCCCCCCCTTATCCACCGCTTTTAACGCGGCGGGCACCAGGGCGCCCACCGGGGCAAAAATGATGGCAGCATCCAACGAGTCGGGCGGGGTGTCGTCTGAGCCCCCTGCCCAAACCGCCCCCAGCTGGCGAGCAAATGCCTGACCTGGCTGATCTCCGGGTTTGGTGAATGCATAAACCCGGCGCCCCTGGTGGCGGGCGACCTGAATCAAAATGTGGGCAGCGGCTCCAAACCCATAGAACCCTATCTTTTCAGCATCCCCAGTCATGCGATAGGAGCGGTAGCCAATCAGGCCCGCGCATAGCAGAGGTGCCACCTGCAAGTCTGGATACCCATCGGGTAAAGGAAAACAAAACTGGGCATTGGCGACAGCATAATCGGCATAGCCTCCGTTCAGGCTATAGCCGGTAAACTCAGCCTGGTCGCAGAGATTTTCTTGACCCGACAGGCAGTAGCGGCAGTGCTGGCAAGTTTGCCCCAGCCACGGCACGCCGACCCGCTGCCCCAGGGAAAATCCCCTCACCTGGTTGCCAATTTCGACCACCGT
Encoded proteins:
- a CDS encoding zinc-dependent alcohol dehydrogenase family protein encodes the protein MRAMILEAPQHPLRAVALPVPTPNSHQLLLKVHACGICRTDLHILDGELRHPKLPLVMGHQIVGTVVEIGNQVRGFSLGQRVGVPWLGQTCQHCRYCLSGQENLCDQAEFTGYSLNGGYADYAVANAQFCFPLPDGYPDLQVAPLLCAGLIGYRSYRMTGDAEKIGFYGFGAAAHILIQVARHQGRRVYAFTKPGDQPGQAFARQLGAVWAGGSDDTPPDSLDAAIIFAPVGALVPAALKAVDKGGKVVCAGIHMSQIPAFSYDILWHERSICSVANLTRQDGEAFLELAPQVPIHTEVTPFPLGQANEALGALRQGKFNGAAVLVMASEAALGQSQAS